Proteins encoded by one window of Microplitis mediator isolate UGA2020A chromosome 1, iyMicMedi2.1, whole genome shotgun sequence:
- the LOC130667930 gene encoding M-phase inducer phosphatase isoform X2: MLWETVTDSCDVCHCTRLFKSVFKIKGTPDGAMKSRLKSRRSSGMASKTRRISSPELSYLSNTNKENTSALFSPLSIMTSPLMKLKLQKSRCPLEDCDPNSQDSGYGAPTDSENFRFAEPSGVAPRRMSTDSRSPNQSPLRSSPQRRIPSTNLLKKLSTDPSESMDDGFNELVDVDSFMENNAIPDLTSLISGAIYSSEKPMECDATTPEARTRPLGVRRSLSLQTSSPDVEATPPLSKVRSCLFRSPTANSSASKLKYDDSKPRVSSMFSETDSPLTSQAKSRSFKRPEPPTDSSPILVKRTKKTSSSLQDLPEHNQVNFDRKSALQRSYSEPEAHAHIKSAIHRSTTDSDLTGDFSKTCILPLAEGHHEDLKSITAETLSQLIRGEFSDTVSSYKIVDCRYPYEYEAGHIEGALNLFTKDLIEEYLMSPITEVPEIEPDTNKRRIIVFHCEFSWERGPNLSRYLRNIDRKLNKEHYPALHYPEIYLLHGGYQQFYRTQMDLCVPQGYRPMTHPDHEEDLRRFRSKSKSWQSDKLRSGLTSRANIKRLGL; the protein is encoded by the exons ATGTTGTGGGAAACTGTTACGGATTCTTGTGATGTGTGTCATTGTACAAG GCTCTTCAAAAGtgtctttaaaataaaagggaCACCAGATGGTGCAATGAAATCAAGATTGAAGTCTCGTCGTTCAAGTGGTATGGCGTCAAAAACAAGACGTATCTCCAGTCCTGAGTTGTCTTATTTGTCTAATACCAACAAAGAGAATACCAGCGCACTCTTTAGTCCACTCAGCATAATGACGAGCCCTCTGATG aaACTAAAACTCCAGAAATCCCGGTGCCCATTGGAAGACTGCGACCCCAACAGCCAAGACAGCGGCTATGGAGCGCCAACAGACTCGGAAAATTTCCGTTTCGCGGAGCCATCGGGTGTTGCGCCTCGTCGCATGTCAACAGACTCTCGGAGCCCAAACCAGTCACCTCTAAGATCGTCACCTCAGCGCCGTATCCCGTCGACAAATTTGCTGAAGAAACTTTCAACTGACCCTTCCGAATCAATGGACGACGGGTTCAACGAATTAGTCGACGTCGACAGTTTCATGGAAAACAATGCCATCCCCGACCTCACAAGTTTAATATCCGGTGCGATTTATTCATCGGAAAAACCAATGGAATGCGACGCGACAACACCCGAAGCCCGCACCCGTCCTCTAGGTGTCCGCCGGTCCCTGTCACTCCAAACCTCAAGCCCCGATGTCGAAGCGACTCCTCCTCTATCCAAAGTACGGTCATGTCTATTCCGCTCGCCCACCGCGAATTCCTCAGCTTCAAAACTAAAGTACGATGACAGCAAACCGCGAGTCTCATCAATGTTCAGTGAAACCGACTCGCCACTGACATCTCAAGCTAAATCCCGATCATTCAAAAGACCAGAACCGCCAACAGATTCAAGTCCCATTCTAGTCAAGAGAACTAAAAAAACTTCATCGAGTCTTCAAGATCTTCCGGAACACAACCAAGTTAATTTTGATCGCAAGTCGGCTTTACAAAGATCGTATTCAGAACCAGAAGCTCACGCGCACATCAAGTCCGCGATCCATCGCAGCACAACAGACTCCGATTTAACCGGTGACTTTTCAAAAACTTGTATTCTACCATTGGCTGAAGGTCATCACGAAGATCTTAAGTCGATCACTGCTGAGACTCTTTCGCAATTGATAAGAGGGGAATTCAGCGACACCGTATCGTCATACAAAATCGTTGACTGTCGTTACCCGTATGAATATGAGGCTGGACACATTGAAGGTGCATTGAATCTGTTCACTAAAGATCTTATTGAAGAATATTTGATGTCACCGATAACAGAAGTACCGGAAATAGAACCGGATACCAACAAGAGACGGATTATTGTATTCCATTGTGAATTTTCTTGGGAACGTGGCCCAAATTTGTCACGTTATCTGAGAAACATCGATAGGAAATTGAACAAAGAACATTACCCGGCTCTACATTATCCGGAAATTTATCTACTTCATGGTGGATACCAGCAATTTTATCGGACGCAAATGGATCTCTGTGTACCGCAGGGTTATCGTCCGATGACTCATCCAGATCATGAGGAAGATTTGAGAAGATTTAGGAGCAAAAGCAAAAGCTGGCAGAGTGACAAATTACGAAGTGGACTCACTTCTAGAGCGAACATTAAAAGACTTGGGTTGTAA
- the LOC130667930 gene encoding M-phase inducer phosphatase isoform X3 produces MKSRLKSRRSSGMASKTRRISSPELSYLSNTNKENTSALFSPLSIMTSPLMKLKLQKSRCPLEDCDPNSQDSGYGAPTDSENFRFAEPSGVAPRRMSTDSRSPNQSPLRSSPQRRIPSTNLLKKLSTDPSESMDDGFNELVDVDSFMENNAIPDLTSLISGAIYSSEKPMECDATTPEARTRPLGVRRSLSLQTSSPDVEATPPLSKVRSCLFRSPTANSSASKLKYDDSKPRVSSMFSETDSPLTSQAKSRSFKRPEPPTDSSPILVKRTKKTSSSLQDLPEHNQVNFDRKSALQRSYSEPEAHAHIKSAIHRSTTDSDLTGDFSKTCILPLAEGHHEDLKSITAETLSQLIRGEFSDTVSSYKIVDCRYPYEYEAGHIEGALNLFTKDLIEEYLMSPITEVPEIEPDTNKRRIIVFHCEFSWERGPNLSRYLRNIDRKLNKEHYPALHYPEIYLLHGGYQQFYRTQMDLCVPQGYRPMTHPDHEEDLRRFRSKSKSWQSDKLRSGLTSRANIKRLGL; encoded by the exons ATGAAATCAAGATTGAAGTCTCGTCGTTCAAGTGGTATGGCGTCAAAAACAAGACGTATCTCCAGTCCTGAGTTGTCTTATTTGTCTAATACCAACAAAGAGAATACCAGCGCACTCTTTAGTCCACTCAGCATAATGACGAGCCCTCTGATG aaACTAAAACTCCAGAAATCCCGGTGCCCATTGGAAGACTGCGACCCCAACAGCCAAGACAGCGGCTATGGAGCGCCAACAGACTCGGAAAATTTCCGTTTCGCGGAGCCATCGGGTGTTGCGCCTCGTCGCATGTCAACAGACTCTCGGAGCCCAAACCAGTCACCTCTAAGATCGTCACCTCAGCGCCGTATCCCGTCGACAAATTTGCTGAAGAAACTTTCAACTGACCCTTCCGAATCAATGGACGACGGGTTCAACGAATTAGTCGACGTCGACAGTTTCATGGAAAACAATGCCATCCCCGACCTCACAAGTTTAATATCCGGTGCGATTTATTCATCGGAAAAACCAATGGAATGCGACGCGACAACACCCGAAGCCCGCACCCGTCCTCTAGGTGTCCGCCGGTCCCTGTCACTCCAAACCTCAAGCCCCGATGTCGAAGCGACTCCTCCTCTATCCAAAGTACGGTCATGTCTATTCCGCTCGCCCACCGCGAATTCCTCAGCTTCAAAACTAAAGTACGATGACAGCAAACCGCGAGTCTCATCAATGTTCAGTGAAACCGACTCGCCACTGACATCTCAAGCTAAATCCCGATCATTCAAAAGACCAGAACCGCCAACAGATTCAAGTCCCATTCTAGTCAAGAGAACTAAAAAAACTTCATCGAGTCTTCAAGATCTTCCGGAACACAACCAAGTTAATTTTGATCGCAAGTCGGCTTTACAAAGATCGTATTCAGAACCAGAAGCTCACGCGCACATCAAGTCCGCGATCCATCGCAGCACAACAGACTCCGATTTAACCGGTGACTTTTCAAAAACTTGTATTCTACCATTGGCTGAAGGTCATCACGAAGATCTTAAGTCGATCACTGCTGAGACTCTTTCGCAATTGATAAGAGGGGAATTCAGCGACACCGTATCGTCATACAAAATCGTTGACTGTCGTTACCCGTATGAATATGAGGCTGGACACATTGAAGGTGCATTGAATCTGTTCACTAAAGATCTTATTGAAGAATATTTGATGTCACCGATAACAGAAGTACCGGAAATAGAACCGGATACCAACAAGAGACGGATTATTGTATTCCATTGTGAATTTTCTTGGGAACGTGGCCCAAATTTGTCACGTTATCTGAGAAACATCGATAGGAAATTGAACAAAGAACATTACCCGGCTCTACATTATCCGGAAATTTATCTACTTCATGGTGGATACCAGCAATTTTATCGGACGCAAATGGATCTCTGTGTACCGCAGGGTTATCGTCCGATGACTCATCCAGATCATGAGGAAGATTTGAGAAGATTTAGGAGCAAAAGCAAAAGCTGGCAGAGTGACAAATTACGAAGTGGACTCACTTCTAGAGCGAACATTAAAAGACTTGGGTTGTAA
- the LOC130673527 gene encoding protein D2-like isoform X1 encodes MSVIYKTASVITTRNLIKFGSQFLKLRTMSTQAFKIHEVVPDVIDKPPAAVLQVNYANNVKVELGIELTPTKVKDPPTVHWDADSGSFYTLCMTDPDAPSREQPTYREWHHWLVSNIPGNEISKGEVLSDYIGSGPPQGTGLHRYVFLLYKQPEKLSFDEKRLTNRSGDGRGKFSIKKFAEKYKLGDPIAGNFYQASWDDYVPILYKQLGD; translated from the exons ATGTCAGTCATTTATAAAACAGCAA GCGTAATAACAACgaggaatttaattaaatttggatCGCAGTTTCTTAAACTCAGAACAATGTCGACTCAAGCATTTAAAATCCACGAAGTAGTTCCAGATGTTATTGATAAGCCTCCAGCTGCGGTTTTGCAAGTTAATTACGCAAATAACGTTAAAGTCGAGCTGGGCATTGAATTGACACCAACTAAAGTCAAAGATCCACCAACTGTCCATTGGGATGCTGATTCTGGATCTTTCTATACGCTTTGCATGACtg atCCAGACGCACCAAGTCGTGAACAGCCGACTTACCGCGAATGGCATCACTGGTTAGTCAGTAACATTCCCggaaatgaaatttccaaggGTGAAGTATTGTCTGATTACATCGGATCAGGACCACCCCAAGGTACCGGCCTCCATCGCTACGTCTTCCTTCTCTACAAACAGCCTGAAAAATTGTCTTTCGACGAGAAACGTCTGACAAACCGCAGTGGTGACGGTCGCGgtaaattttccattaaaaaGTTCGCTGAGAAGTACAAGTTGGGTGATCCAATTGCTGGTAACTTCTATCAGGCTTCCTGGGATGACTATGTTCCTATTTTATACAAACAACTCGGCGATTAA
- the LOC130673527 gene encoding protein D2-like isoform X2, which translates to MSTQAFKIHEVVPDVIDKPPAAVLQVNYANNVKVELGIELTPTKVKDPPTVHWDADSGSFYTLCMTDPDAPSREQPTYREWHHWLVSNIPGNEISKGEVLSDYIGSGPPQGTGLHRYVFLLYKQPEKLSFDEKRLTNRSGDGRGKFSIKKFAEKYKLGDPIAGNFYQASWDDYVPILYKQLGD; encoded by the exons ATGTCGACTCAAGCATTTAAAATCCACGAAGTAGTTCCAGATGTTATTGATAAGCCTCCAGCTGCGGTTTTGCAAGTTAATTACGCAAATAACGTTAAAGTCGAGCTGGGCATTGAATTGACACCAACTAAAGTCAAAGATCCACCAACTGTCCATTGGGATGCTGATTCTGGATCTTTCTATACGCTTTGCATGACtg atCCAGACGCACCAAGTCGTGAACAGCCGACTTACCGCGAATGGCATCACTGGTTAGTCAGTAACATTCCCggaaatgaaatttccaaggGTGAAGTATTGTCTGATTACATCGGATCAGGACCACCCCAAGGTACCGGCCTCCATCGCTACGTCTTCCTTCTCTACAAACAGCCTGAAAAATTGTCTTTCGACGAGAAACGTCTGACAAACCGCAGTGGTGACGGTCGCGgtaaattttccattaaaaaGTTCGCTGAGAAGTACAAGTTGGGTGATCCAATTGCTGGTAACTTCTATCAGGCTTCCTGGGATGACTATGTTCCTATTTTATACAAACAACTCGGCGATTAA
- the LOC130678614 gene encoding protein D2-like, whose protein sequence is MMKYLMIIAIGIIELVNADIDSAFREAEIIPGILINPPDNELEVTYSSKKVNLGNELTPTEAKDIPEINYKHESDDFYTLIMTDPDVPSRSNPSVPAFYHWIVVNIPGGNIEKGQVIIDYIGPGPPKDSGLHRYILLLYKQPGKLSFDNERLVPNTEANGRTGHSVQSFADKYKFDDPIAGNFFEASYDEYVPILHKQLGLI, encoded by the exons atgatgaaatatttaatga ttatTGCCATTGGGATAATTGAACTAGTAAATGCTGATATCGATTCGGCATTTCGTGAAGCTGAAATTATTCCtggtattttaattaatccacCAGATAACGAGTTAGAA gtAACGtacagttcaaaaaaagtaaatttaggCAACGAATTAACGCCAACAGAAGCTAAAGATATACCcgaaattaattacaaacatGAAAGTGAtgatttttatactttaataATGACAg atCCAGATGTTCCAAGTCGCAGTAATCCATCAGTTCCTGCATTCTACCATTGGATAGTCGTAAATATACCTGGTGGTAACATCGAAAAAGGTCAAGTAATAATCGATTATATTGGACCAGGACCGCCGAAAGATTCAGGACTGCATCGTTATATTCTGTTACTGTATAAACAACCGGGAAAACTATCCTTCGACAACGAACGACTTGTACCTAATACCGAAGCAAATGGACGAACTGGTCACTCAGTTCAATCATTTGccgataaatataaattcgaTGATCCTATTGccggtaatttttttgaggcTTCTTACGACGAGTATGTTCCTATTCTACATAAACAACTTGGACTTATATAA
- the LOC130678622 gene encoding protein D2-like yields MKYLTVILVGIIGAVNANIKSAFLDAKIVPDIIINPPTEEIEVTYGSKKVNSGNELTPTDTRNIPEVHYKHEGGVLYTLVLTDPDIPVRGYNREWQHWLVGNIPEDKVAKGEVLTEYVGPAPPLKTGKHRYVFLLYKQNQGAITFDERRIGNRDKRRNRFSIKKFADKYNLEGPIAGNYFIAQYDDIVPVIHKQLGNY; encoded by the exons ATGAAATATTTAACAG TTATCCTGGTTGGGATCATCGGAGCTGTGAATGCAAATATTAAGTCAGCATTTCTTGATGCAAAAATTGTTcctgatattataattaatccaCCTACTGAAGAAATTGAA gtaACATACGGgtcaaaaaaagtaaactcaGGTAATGAATTGACACCAACAGATACTAGAAATATACCAGAAGTTCATTATAAACATGAAGGTGGAGTTTTATATACATTAGTATTAACag ATCCTGATATACCAGTAAGAGGATACAATCGCGAATGGCAGCACTGGTTAGTAGGAAATATTCCTGAAGACAAAGTCGCCAAAGGTGAAGTTTTAACAGAATACGTCGGTCCAGCGCCGCCATTAAAAACCGGCAAACATCGTTACGTTTTCCTTCTCTACAAACAGAACCAAGGCGCGATAACCTTCGACGAGCGTCGCATCGGCAACCGCGACAAAAGACgtaaccgattttcaattaaaaaattcgctGACAAATATAACCTCGAAGGTCCCATTGCCGGAAATTACTTCATTGCCCAGTACGACGACATTGTTCCGGTTATTCACAAGCAACTGGGCAACTAttaa